The genomic window acctgaatgCCTCCTGCATAGTCACTTGCAGCTGATCTGCCAAACGTGCTGCTACACTAcgctttctgtctagacacagGGTGagagtgtccattcttgattaaaagctctgttttttctgtctatttttctctttatagagcacttttctctgactcgtgTCACATCTCGTCTCTGGTCTTTTcctgacatgctggagtcagtcggcagagccctgaagctccTCCCTGCCCctaaacagagcagagcagctcaCTTGtcgctggtttattcaaagtttattaaaatTACACGGATTGCAagtccaaattgcaccaaatcaGACACTACACTCccttgggtccccagccatACACCCATCAAGTGTAGAGTCAGTGGGATGAACGGTTCAAGAGATACATGAAGGACTTATAGacatacagagattccttcTTTTAGAAGAGAGATAGATGTGTTCAAATGATTATAGGCTGACTTACGTCCTATGGGTGCAAGCTTTGTCTTTTCCTGCTTGCTCAGCTCTAGGTTTTTTCGCTTCACCCAGAGGCGCCAGACCTCCAGGCCCTCCTCTGgcttcagacagacaggaaccagaATTTCCGAAGGTGGTTCTGCATGAGCCTCCGTCTCCACTTGACCCTGCACAAGACCaagatattaatgttaatgttgaaGTTCATGCTTTCCAAAAAATAAGATAGCAAGTAATTTCAATTTCAGACCAGTCTGTCTGAAAAGGaccagaaaaacagaaaccGAGAAATTTGAATGATGATACTTCCAAATCATGAACTATCATATTTGAGGTTTTAAACACTATGAGCAAGTTTGAATTAGTAGCTTTTCGGTATTGTTTCCCTTTGACATCCCGATGACTGCCCACTAATTATTAATGTCTTGATAGGAatagtaatttttaaaaaccaCACAATTTGCCATACAAACCTATATTGTACAACTCCACAATAATCACAGAGTTGTACAACAGACTACTGCACCTGGATTTAAGTTCATGATTCTACATTTTCATGCACTGAGCTGTGGAAAACAAGTACAGCACACAGCGCTAACTGAAGGTCTACAGTATGGCTGGTAATAAAAGAGACTGTTCTTACCTGCAGATGGAGCTGCTGCTCTTGTCCCTCTTCTCCTTGGCTCTGCTGTTGATTTGGGTCCCATATGTGTACCGACTGTGTAGTGTTGTAAGTCCCATCTACAGTCTGTACCGCCACAGGGATGTGAATGTTCCCGTTCATGAACTGCGCCGGGAACAGTGTCTGTACTATTTCTTCCTGAGTCCCGGTAGAGGCTGACTGCACATCTGCAGACCTTATTGAGGAACTGGGGGACATTTTGTCCTTACCGTTGGCTGTAGTAACTTGCACTGTGCTGTACGACTCCTGTGGTATGGCAATGTGAGTTACACCCTGCTGTTGTGGAGTCGAATAAACAGGGATGGTCCAGGTCTCCCCTGTGGGACCTGTGATTGTTCCCGTAGTGCTGTACAGTTGAGCACTGTCAACAGTGAGCAAATCTGGTCTTAGGGACACATAACTTTGCTGCTGCCCTTGAGGGATGGCTAGAACTGTGGCCACTTGCTGGCCCTGTGGAACGGCATAGGACACTGCTAGGGGAACATCCACCTTACGCTTCTTGGCAGGTTGGAGAACAGTTGAGACAGTACCGgacctcctgtctgtctccctggGAGAGTCCTGCTGGTGGGAGGGAGACATGGCCTCTATtgtctggatctggatctgtTGGCCCCCTTGCAGCTGGATCTGCTGACCACCTTGTAGCTGAATTTGTTGGCCCCCTTGTAGCTGAATGTGTTGGCCACCTTGTAGCTGAATATGCTGACCACCTTGCAGCTGAATCTGTTGGCCACCTTGTAGCTGAATGTGTTGAATCTGTTGACCAGCCTCGAGTTGAATATGTTGGCCATCCGGCAGCTGAATCTGCTGCGTTCCTTGTAGCTGGATTTGTTGTCCACTTGACAACTGAATTTGTTGTCCTCCTGCTACAGCTGCAACCAGCTGTGCCTGAATCTGTGAAATACAGACAACATGGTGACAAACCAGCAGTAATGCACCATACCAGTGCATGAATAGATTAATAATTGTTAGTATGGGCGACgatttaaatactatttatttAAGTACCTGCTGTTGTTGCTCCTCTGTGAGTTCTCCCTGTGGGACGAGGTGGGCTGTTGAGATTCCCTGCAGGTCCTGCTGTTCCTGGATCTGAACCTGGCGCAGAGGAGAGGCATTACAAAATAAACCGGCCTGTCAGCAATCATACCGAGAAATAACAAGACTTATTATTCATTGACAGATTTACGAACTACACTTTTTATGAAATAAGCAACTAAACTTGGATTTAGATGAAAAAGTGACTTAAATTATTTCAATTATGACATTCTGattataaaatgtgaataagGGAGCTTTGCCAAAgagtaatttatttttaaattcaagAACACACAACAATTTCAAGTGCTTAATACAGTTCAGCAGTGCAACAGAGAAGGTAATGATTGATCCCAGTTCAATGTGCAGCCACTGCCAAGTCTACCAACAACCTACAGGGAGCAAAAAAGCTAActgtgagtgaatgaatgttACTTATTGGACCCATAAAATCACAcaccactttaaaaaaaataatgcatattattcttattaatttGTTATTAAAATGGAAGATTTGAAACAAcctaatttatatatatattatataatatttcacTTGTACTAGAGCAGAATGGCAGATATACTCTCAAAGGGAACAATTAAAAACTGATTTGCACAATCTGCCATTTTGGTTTTGAACTAGAATCATAATCTTTTTTCTCACCTTTTCTCAACAACAAATGGATGCCAAGTGCCAGACCAAAGCTACTTAACTCCAACTACAATTAACTTATCAAACACCACAATGCCTTTCCATTTGTTTTCCTCTTGACAGTGAGTAATGACAATGTTTCTGGACCCTGCCAGACCCATCTGTCTTGTGCAGTTTAAACATAGTATGTCTCTGATAAGACTGACTAATGTgatcacataaacacaaacctTACTGACAaccaattttctttttaatccaCAGCagtgatatatacacacacacacacacagtatatttatatgtatatatacacacaccataTCATTTTATAGGTCTGTAATAGGAAAATTTCTACAAGTCTAGTGATGttctataattttctttttaacaaaTCCGAGACGAGACCAAAgccaacaataaattgattgaaaaagtaattacactgctgcactgagtgacatgtttgTTCATTactattgttgtttattttgagtcGTACCCACATACACTTCCCTACTGCAGTAAATACTCCCTAATGCACTAAATGCGTATTAATCTGCCACTGAAAATACTCACCAACAAAATTTACTCATGTCTGAGTGGTGTTTTTTTTGGAagctacagtgcccagctgtttagggaaattatttagcctttaagaaatacaaaactatatatttagagccatttttaaagacaaacatcttcagtaggaacaaatgGGTTTGAGACTTAGTGCCACAGACATTGTAGGCAAGTCAAGAAGTATTGAGAGACAACGTATTAtagttttttgtcttttcatgagatttattgacaataggAGAAATATGGGATGTCTCCAGCCTTATTCTTTAAGAAATAATTTTTGCATGGCTTGCCATCTGTGGTAAGGAACTGACACTCGCTATAAACCAACCTGCACTTGAAGCTGCTGTTCAGAGCTTTGATGGACAGATAGCTGAGGTGAAATCTCAGCCGAGGTCACC from Thunnus maccoyii chromosome 3, fThuMac1.1, whole genome shotgun sequence includes these protein-coding regions:
- the LOC121893879 gene encoding transcriptional regulator QRICH1-like isoform X2; the encoded protein is MNEQDSGVVSFDEYVRQKARTVPQHRMKEFLESLAKGPEVLQEFSQQGGATTTTAMVYQQQGTNCVYTDSTEVAGSLLELACPVQVTSAEISPQLSVHQSSEQQLQVQVQIQEQQDLQGISTAHLVPQGELTEEQQQQIQAQLVAAVAGGQQIQLSSGQQIQLQGTQQIQLPDGQHIQLEAGQQIQHIQLQGGQQIQLQGGQHIQLQGGQHIQLQGGQQIQLQGGQQIQLQGGQQIQIQTIEAMSPSHQQDSPRETDRRSGTVSTVLQPAKKRKVDVPLAVSYAVPQGQQVATVLAIPQGQQQSYVSLRPDLLTVDSAQLYSTTGTITGPTGETWTIPVYSTPQQQGVTHIAIPQESYSTVQVTTANGKDKMSPSSSIRSADVQSASTGTQEEIVQTLFPAQFMNGNIHIPVAVQTVDGTYNTTQSVHIWDPNQQQSQGEEGQEQQLHLQGQVETEAHAEPPSEILVPVCLKPEEGLEVWRLWVKRKNLELSKQEKTKLAPIGRRQPLRFQEDLVSSAVAELNLGLSLMTQEARGSDEEQFSPDVLYYVFLCIQKYLSENGRVDDIFSDPYYIRFCECLHKILDGWRPSIHPLGYVIPSHVTEEMLWECKQLGAHSPGTLLTTLMYFNTKFFRLITPEQHMKVAFSKVLRHTRKNPTNAKDKATSIRLLKGQSPHNAGQKGTDDMYEEQIEDPENPLRCPIKLYDFYLFKCPQSVKGRNDAYYMTPEPVVAPNSPMWYSSQPLLSQQVEQMLARIIVVREIQEIIGAGPENVS
- the LOC121893879 gene encoding transcriptional regulator QRICH1-like isoform X1, whose protein sequence is MNRAGQVTMNEQDSGVVSFDEYVRQKARTVPQHRMKEFLESLAKGPEVLQEFSQQGGATTTTAMVYQQQGTNCVYTDSTEVAGSLLELACPVQVTSAEISPQLSVHQSSEQQLQVQVQIQEQQDLQGISTAHLVPQGELTEEQQQQIQAQLVAAVAGGQQIQLSSGQQIQLQGTQQIQLPDGQHIQLEAGQQIQHIQLQGGQQIQLQGGQHIQLQGGQHIQLQGGQQIQLQGGQQIQLQGGQQIQIQTIEAMSPSHQQDSPRETDRRSGTVSTVLQPAKKRKVDVPLAVSYAVPQGQQVATVLAIPQGQQQSYVSLRPDLLTVDSAQLYSTTGTITGPTGETWTIPVYSTPQQQGVTHIAIPQESYSTVQVTTANGKDKMSPSSSIRSADVQSASTGTQEEIVQTLFPAQFMNGNIHIPVAVQTVDGTYNTTQSVHIWDPNQQQSQGEEGQEQQLHLQGQVETEAHAEPPSEILVPVCLKPEEGLEVWRLWVKRKNLELSKQEKTKLAPIGRRQPLRFQEDLVSSAVAELNLGLSLMTQEARGSDEEQFSPDVLYYVFLCIQKYLSENGRVDDIFSDPYYIRFCECLHKILDGWRPSIHPLGYVIPSHVTEEMLWECKQLGAHSPGTLLTTLMYFNTKFFRLITPEQHMKVAFSKVLRHTRKNPTNAKDKATSIRLLKGQSPHNAGQKGTDDMYEEQIEDPENPLRCPIKLYDFYLFKCPQSVKGRNDAYYMTPEPVVAPNSPMWYSSQPLLSQQVEQMLARIIVVREIQEIIGAGPENVS
- the LOC121893879 gene encoding transcriptional regulator QRICH1-like isoform X3, with amino-acid sequence MNRAGQVTMNEQDSGVVSFDEYVRQKARTVPQHRMKEFLESLAKGPEVLQEFSQQGGATTTTAMVYQQQGTNCVYTDSTEVAGSLLELACPVQIQEQQDLQGISTAHLVPQGELTEEQQQQIQAQLVAAVAGGQQIQLSSGQQIQLQGTQQIQLPDGQHIQLEAGQQIQHIQLQGGQQIQLQGGQHIQLQGGQHIQLQGGQQIQLQGGQQIQLQGGQQIQIQTIEAMSPSHQQDSPRETDRRSGTVSTVLQPAKKRKVDVPLAVSYAVPQGQQVATVLAIPQGQQQSYVSLRPDLLTVDSAQLYSTTGTITGPTGETWTIPVYSTPQQQGVTHIAIPQESYSTVQVTTANGKDKMSPSSSIRSADVQSASTGTQEEIVQTLFPAQFMNGNIHIPVAVQTVDGTYNTTQSVHIWDPNQQQSQGEEGQEQQLHLQGQVETEAHAEPPSEILVPVCLKPEEGLEVWRLWVKRKNLELSKQEKTKLAPIGRRQPLRFQEDLVSSAVAELNLGLSLMTQEARGSDEEQFSPDVLYYVFLCIQKYLSENGRVDDIFSDPYYIRFCECLHKILDGWRPSIHPLGYVIPSHVTEEMLWECKQLGAHSPGTLLTTLMYFNTKFFRLITPEQHMKVAFSKVLRHTRKNPTNAKDKATSIRLLKGQSPHNAGQKGTDDMYEEQIEDPENPLRCPIKLYDFYLFKCPQSVKGRNDAYYMTPEPVVAPNSPMWYSSQPLLSQQVEQMLARIIVVREIQEIIGAGPENVS